The window TATATGTAGTAGAAAATGGAAAATTATATGGAGTAATAAGAAGATACGATATAATAAAAAAAGTACTACATATTTAATTTATACTTAATTTATATTGGAGGTAGAATGTTTTACTTAATTAGTGGAATGTTAATTTTTATATTAACATTTTATTTGATAATCACAGAAAAAGTTCCTAGTGCTTGGGCTACTATGTTAGGTGGACTAGTAATGTCATTAATAGGAATTTTAAATGAAGAGGAAGCTTTAAAAGCTGTTTATGAAAGATTAGAAATATTATTGTTATTAATAGGAATGATGATGATGGTATATATTATTTCAGAAACAGGAGTTTTTCAATGGTTTGCAATAAAAGTGGCTCAATTTACAAAAGGGGAGCCTTTTAGGTTGATAGTTATGTTATCAATAATAACAGCTCTATGTTCAGCATTTTTAGATAATGTAACAACAATTTTATTGATGTGTCCTATATCAATATTACTAGCTAACGAATTGAGAATAGACCCTTTTCCTTTTGTTATGACAGAGATAATGTCAGCTAATATAGGAGGATTATCAACTCTTATAGGGGATCCTACACAATTAATTATAGGCTCAGAAGGAGGACTAGGATTTAATGAATTTTTATTAAATACAGCTCCTATGGCTATTATTTCAATGATTATTTTACTAGGAAATGTTTATTTCTTTTATTTCAGAAAAGTGCATATATCAAGAGATTTAAAAGTAAGAATAATGGAAATGGATTCTAGTCGTTCTTTGAAAGATAAGAAAGTTTTAAAAATTTCAATGATAATATTTTTATTAGTTTTAGTTGGATTTGTATTAAATAATTTTATTAATAAAGGATTAGCAATAATTTCATTATCAGGAGCAATATTTTTGGTTGTTTTAACTAAAAAAGAACCAAAAGAGATATTAGAAAATGTAGAGTGGGAAACCTTGTTTTTCTTTATTGGGCTTTTTATGATGATAACAGGAGTTGAAAATTTACATATAATTGATTTTATTGGAAATAAACTTATCAAATTAACAGAAGGAAGTTTTAGTTTAGCCCTTATATCAATAACTTGGATTTCAGGATTTTTTACATCTATAATAGGAAATGTAGCTAATGCTGCTACTATTTCAAAAATAGTAAATGTAATGTTACCAGCTTTTCAAGATGAAACAAATATAAAAGGATTATGGTGGGCACTATCTTTTGGTTCTTGTTTAGGAGGGAATATGACAATGTTAGCTTCAGCTACTAATGTTGTAGCTGTAACAGCTTCTAAGAAAGCTGGTTGTAAAATAGATTTTGTAAAATTTTTAAAATTTGGAGCATCAATCTCTATTCAAACTTTAATAGTAGCAACAATATATTTGTTGGTAAGGTATAATTAGGAGGAAATTAATGAAAATAGAGGAGAATCTGACGAGTGAAATATTAAGAAGAACTTCAAGAAGGAAATTTACAGATGAAGAGATTACTGTTGAAGAAGAGGTAAAAATAGTAGAAGTACTGGATGAAATTAATGAGGAAAGAGGACTTAATTTTAAAGTAATTGTAAATGATGGTGATGAGATATTTGATGGTTTTGCTTCATATGGATTAATTAGAGGATGTAATTCTTATATAGCTCTTATAGGAGATTCTAAAGAAAAAAAGATAGCTGAGAAAATAGGTTTTTATGGAGAATATTTAGTTTTAAAACTTGTACAAATGGGATTTGGAACTTGTTGGGTTGGAGCCACTTATGACCATAATGAAATAAAAGAGGATATTAATTTAGATTATAGTGAAAGAATTTATTGTTTAATAGCCTTTGGAAAAACTATTTCAGATAAAAAAAATGGATTTGAAAAATTGGTTTCTTTGATAGGAAAAAAGAGAAAAGGTATTTATGAAATTTTTCCAAATATAAAAAAATTAGATAAAGAATCAGAAAAATGGGTAATGAAAGGAATTGAATTTGTTAGAAAAGCCCCTTCTGCCAGAAATAAACAACCTTGGACTTTTGATATTATAGAGAATGGAATTATTACAATTTCAGCTGAAGAAAATTTTGGATATGAAAAAATAGATATGGGTATAGCAATGCTTCATTTTCAACAAGGAGCTCAACTTTGTGGGTGTAAAGGTGAGTGGAGAAGAAGAAATGGAATATGGAGATTTTTGGTGGAGGAAAAAGATGAGAATACACAGATTTAAAGAGATAAACTCAACAAATACTTTTTTAAAAGAGTTACCAGAAAAAGATGAATATGAAGTAGCAATAGCTAGTACTCAAAATTCAGGAAGAGGGAGAAGAGGAAATTATTGGGCTTCAGAAGAAGGAGGAGCCTATTTTAGTTTTGTTTTAAAAGAAAAATCTGATATAGATATTTCTCAATACATGAAACTTCCATTGGTTGTAGGATATTCTCTTTTAAGAACTTTTGAAATATTAGAAAAAGATTTGGATTTTAAATTTAAATGGACAAATGATATTTATATAAATAATAAAAAAATAAGTGGTATTTTAGTTGAAAAAAATAGAGAAGATTTTATTATTGGTATAGGAATAAACTTAAATAATAAAATAACAGGAGAAGTAGCTTCTAGAGGATGTTCTTTAAGTGATATAACTAAAAAACAATATGATATTGAAGAGGTTATTTTTAAAGTAATAGAAGATTTTAAGGAAAATATTAACTATTATTTAAGTGGTAATTGGAATGAAATTTTAAATTATCTAAATACTAAAAATTATCTCTTGGATAAGCATATAAAAATAGATTTAAGAAATGGAAATCAAAAGAATGGAATTGCTAAAGAGATAGATAATAGTGGTGAAATGATAATAGAGATTAATGGAAAAAGAGAGAAATTTTCTATAGGAGAAATACATATATCTAAATAAAGAATATATAAAAACAATACAATAAATATATTTTTTATATTTTACTTTATATTAAAATTTTGGTAAACTTATCACAAATAAAAATGAAAGGAAAAATTTAAAAATGACATTAATGCAAAATACTATAATAATAAGCATAATATCAATAATAATTATTAGTATAATAATTAAGAATAATCCATTGGATTTACTTAAAACTACTAATAATATTTTTGTGCTACCAAAGAAATTATGCTTAAGTAGGTTTGCATAGTTTGTATTGATAGAATAAAAATAGTTTAGAAGTGATTAAGAGATTCAATGGAAATACATTGAATCTCTTTTTTTATACAAATTTTAATGAGGAATGCTTATGGACAGAAAAGAGATATTAAGTTTTAAAGATATAACTTTTATAAGAGAGGGAAGAAAAATACTTACAGGAATAGATTGGGTTATAAAAGAGAATGAGATGTGGGTATTATTAGGACTTAATGGAACAGGAAAATCAACACTTCTTAGTATGATACCAGCTTATACTTTTCCAACAAAAGGAGATTTCTGGGTATTTGGAAATAAGTTTGGAAATTATGCTTGGCCTAAAATAAGAAAAAAATTAGGTTTTGTAAGTTCAAATTTAAAGATATTTTCAGGAACATTAAATAATCAAACAGTTGAAAAAGTAATATTATCAGGAAAATATAATACCATTGGAATATATGATGAAATAAATGAAAATGATATAGAAAAAGGAAAAGAATTATTAAGAGATTTTAATTTAGAACATTTAAAAAATAAAAAATATGAAGTTTTATCACAAGGAGAACAAAGAAAAGTTTTATTATCAAGAGCTTTTATGGCAAATCCAGAATTGTTAATTTTAGATGAACCTTGCTCAGGGTTAGATTTAAAATCAAGAGAATATTATTTAAAAACTCTTGGAAAAACAATAAAAGAAAAAAGAGTTCCCCTTATATATGTAACTCATCAAATAGATGAGATTATACCAGAAATAACTCATGTGGCTATTTTAGGAAATGATGGAAAAATGTTAGTTACAGGAAAAAAAGAAGAAGTATTAACGGAAGAAAATTTATTTAGATTATATGGAATCAAAGTAAAGATTTTATGGGAAGAAAATAGACCTTGGTTAATAGTAAAAAATTAAAATAATAAAAATAAAAAATTTAGGAGGAATAAAGATGGCAGGAAATATTTTAGGAACAACAGTATATTATGATGTGGATTGTAATTTAGATAAATTGGTAGGAAAAAAAATAACAGTAGTTGGATATGGGTCACAAGGACATGCCCACTCATTAAATTTAAAAGAGAATGGAATGGATGTTACAATCGGTTTAAGAAAAGGTTCGAAATCTTGGGCAGTAGCTGAGGAAGCTGGATTTACAGTAAAAGAAACTGGAGAATCTGTAAAAGATGCTGATGTAGTAATGATTCTTACTCCAGATGAAACACAAGCTGACACATATAAAAATGAGATTGAGCCAAATCTAAAAAAGGGAGTATATTTAGGATTTGGACATGGTTTCAACATTCATTTTAATAAAATTCAACCAACAGAAGATGTAAATGTATTTATGGTAGCACCTAAGGGGCCAGGACATTTAGTAAGAAGAACTTTCCAAGAGGGAAGAGGGGTTCCTTGTTTAGTAGCTGTAAAACAAGACCCTAGTGGAGATACAAAAGAAGTGGCTTTAGCTTGGGCTAGTGGAATTGGTGGAGGAAGGTCAGGAATTCTAGAAACTACATTTA of the Fusobacterium sp. FSA-380-WT-3A genome contains:
- a CDS encoding ArsB/NhaD family transporter, producing the protein MFYLISGMLIFILTFYLIITEKVPSAWATMLGGLVMSLIGILNEEEALKAVYERLEILLLLIGMMMMVYIISETGVFQWFAIKVAQFTKGEPFRLIVMLSIITALCSAFLDNVTTILLMCPISILLANELRIDPFPFVMTEIMSANIGGLSTLIGDPTQLIIGSEGGLGFNEFLLNTAPMAIISMIILLGNVYFFYFRKVHISRDLKVRIMEMDSSRSLKDKKVLKISMIIFLLVLVGFVLNNFINKGLAIISLSGAIFLVVLTKKEPKEILENVEWETLFFFIGLFMMITGVENLHIIDFIGNKLIKLTEGSFSLALISITWISGFFTSIIGNVANAATISKIVNVMLPAFQDETNIKGLWWALSFGSCLGGNMTMLASATNVVAVTASKKAGCKIDFVKFLKFGASISIQTLIVATIYLLVRYN
- a CDS encoding nitroreductase family protein is translated as MKIEENLTSEILRRTSRRKFTDEEITVEEEVKIVEVLDEINEERGLNFKVIVNDGDEIFDGFASYGLIRGCNSYIALIGDSKEKKIAEKIGFYGEYLVLKLVQMGFGTCWVGATYDHNEIKEDINLDYSERIYCLIAFGKTISDKKNGFEKLVSLIGKKRKGIYEIFPNIKKLDKESEKWVMKGIEFVRKAPSARNKQPWTFDIIENGIITISAEENFGYEKIDMGIAMLHFQQGAQLCGCKGEWRRRNGIWRFLVEEKDENTQI
- a CDS encoding biotin--[acetyl-CoA-carboxylase] ligase; translated protein: MRIHRFKEINSTNTFLKELPEKDEYEVAIASTQNSGRGRRGNYWASEEGGAYFSFVLKEKSDIDISQYMKLPLVVGYSLLRTFEILEKDLDFKFKWTNDIYINNKKISGILVEKNREDFIIGIGINLNNKITGEVASRGCSLSDITKKQYDIEEVIFKVIEDFKENINYYLSGNWNEILNYLNTKNYLLDKHIKIDLRNGNQKNGIAKEIDNSGEMIIEINGKREKFSIGEIHISK
- a CDS encoding ABC transporter ATP-binding protein, which gives rise to MDRKEILSFKDITFIREGRKILTGIDWVIKENEMWVLLGLNGTGKSTLLSMIPAYTFPTKGDFWVFGNKFGNYAWPKIRKKLGFVSSNLKIFSGTLNNQTVEKVILSGKYNTIGIYDEINENDIEKGKELLRDFNLEHLKNKKYEVLSQGEQRKVLLSRAFMANPELLILDEPCSGLDLKSREYYLKTLGKTIKEKRVPLIYVTHQIDEIIPEITHVAILGNDGKMLVTGKKEEVLTEENLFRLYGIKVKILWEENRPWLIVKN
- the ilvC gene encoding ketol-acid reductoisomerase, which encodes MAGNILGTTVYYDVDCNLDKLVGKKITVVGYGSQGHAHSLNLKENGMDVTIGLRKGSKSWAVAEEAGFTVKETGESVKDADVVMILTPDETQADTYKNEIEPNLKKGVYLGFGHGFNIHFNKIQPTEDVNVFMVAPKGPGHLVRRTFQEGRGVPCLVAVKQDPSGDTKEVALAWASGIGGGRSGILETTFKQETETDLFGEQAVLCGGVTALIQTGFEVLTKAGYDPVNAYFECLHEMKLIVDLIYEGGFTKMRHSISNTAEYGDFLTGPKIITEDTRKAMEDVLKDIQSGKFADEFLADSKAGQVFLNKKREEAREHDIEKVGKELRKLMSWIEK